One window of Nicotiana tomentosiformis chromosome 11, ASM39032v3, whole genome shotgun sequence genomic DNA carries:
- the LOC117281632 gene encoding uncharacterized protein has protein sequence MANTWYETILLERPARASPLTWDGISKLFIDHFLPDSLRQIYARDFERLVQTPDMDVTTYNTKFCNLARYAPYLVPSHEARVRRFVDGLVGRLYTTVAPQMKTLSYTDAVNLARKIENKGHDKPSASELRKKAKTGGYFNGGFCENRIAGNQGQQ, from the coding sequence ATGGCTAACACATGGTATGAAACTATATTGCTAGAAAGGCCAGCAAGAGCATCCCCACTGACATGGGACGGGATTAGTAAGTTGTTTATAGATCATTTTTTGCCAGATAGCCTGAGGCAAATATATGCTAGAGACTTTGAGAGATTGGTTCAGACTCCAGATATGGATGTGACAACCTACAACACGAAGTTTTGTAATCTGGCGAGATATGCTCCTTACTTAGTGCCTTCCCATGAAGCTCGAGTTCGGAGGTTTGTTGATGGGTTGGTTGGTCGTCTATACACAACAGTAGCCCCACAGATGAAGACTTTGTCCTACACTGATGCAGTCAATCTCGCTAGAAAGATTGAAAATAAAGGACATGATAAGCCTTCAGCTAGTGAATTACGTAAGAAGGCAAAGACAGGAGGATATTTCAATGGTGGTTTTTGTGAAAATCGCATAGCAGGAAATCAGGGACAACAATAG